The proteins below are encoded in one region of Buteo buteo chromosome 22, bButBut1.hap1.1, whole genome shotgun sequence:
- the SEPTIN6 gene encoding septin-6 isoform X4 yields the protein MAAAEVARQGEGCRTVPLSGHVGFDSLPDQLVNKSVNHGFCFNILCVGETGLGKSTLMDTLFNTKFEGDPASHSQPGVQLKSNTYDLQESNVNLKLTIVSTVGFGDQINKEDSYKPIVEFIDAQFEAYLQEELKIKRVLHNYHDTRIHACLYFIAPTGHSLKSLDLVTMKKLDSKVNIIPIIAKSDAISKSELTKFKIKITSELVSNGVQIYQFPTDDESVAEINGTMNAHLPFAVIGSTEELKIGNKMMKARQYPWGTVQVENEAHCDFVKLREMLIRVNMEDLREQTHTRHYELYRRCKLEEMGFKDTDPDSKPFSLQETYEAKRNEFLGELQKKEEAMRQMFVQRVKEKEAELKEAEKELHEKFDRLKKLHQDEKKKLEDKKKSLDDEVNAFKQRKTAAELLQSQAQQAGGSQTLKRDKERKNNPWLCTE from the exons ATGGCGGCGGCCGAGGTGGCGCGGCAG GGTGAAGGCTGTCGTACTGTCCCGCTTTCTGGACACGTGGGATTTGACAGTTTGCCTGACCAGCTGGTTAATAAATCAGTTAATCATGGGTTTTGTTTCAACATCCTGTGTGTGG GGGAAACTGGCCTTGGTAAATCCACCCTCATGGACACGCTTTTCAACACCAAGTTTGAAGGTGACCCAGCATCTCACTCACAGCCCGGGGTCCAGCTGAAATCCAATACCTACGACCTGCAGGAGAGCAACGTCAACCTCAAACTGACTATTGTGAGCACAGTAGGCTTTGGGGATCAGATCAACAAAGAGGACAG CTATAAGCCCATCGTTGAGTTCATTGATGCTCAGTTTGAAGCCTACTTGCAAGAAGAACTGAAGATAAAAAGGGTCTTGCACAATTACCATGACACCCGGATCCACGCTTGCTTGTACTTCATTGCTCCGACAGGCCACTCGCTGAAATCCCTGGACTTGGTAACAATGAAGAAGCTTGACAGCAAG GTGAACATCATTCCCATAATTGCCAAATCTGATGCCATTTCCAAGAGTGAGCTGaccaaatttaaaattaaaatcacaagtGAACTGGTCAGTAACGGGGTTCAGATCTACCAGTTCCCAACAGACGATGAATCCGTGGCGGAGATAAATGGGACAATGAAT GCCCACTTGCCGTTTGCAGTGATCGGGAGCACGGAGGAACTGaaaataggaaacaaaatgaTGAAAGCTCGTCAGTACCCCTGGGGCACAGTGCAGG TGGAGAATGAAGCTCACTGCGACTTTGTGAAGCTGCGGGAGATGCTGATCCGTGTGAACATGGAAGACCTTCGCGAACAGACCCACACGCGCCACTATGAGTTGTACCGGCGATGTAAACTGGAAGAGATGGGTTTCAAGGACACCGATCCAGACAGCAAACCCTTCAG ctTACAAGAAACTTACGAAGCCAAAAGAAATGAGTTTCTGGGggaactgcagaaaaaggaagaggcaaTGAGGCAAATGTTTGTCCAGAGGGtcaaggaaaaagaagctgAGCTGAAGGAGGCTGAAAAAGAG CTGCACGAAAAGTTTGATCGCCTGAAGAAGTTACAtcaggatgaaaaaaagaagctagaGGATAAGAAGAAGTCTCTGGATGATGaagtaaatgcatttaaacaaaGGAAGACAGCAGCTGAATTGCTCCAATCTCAGGCTCAGCAGGCTGGAGGATCGCAAACTCTTAAAAgagataaggaaagaaaaaa
- the SEPTIN6 gene encoding septin-6 isoform X7, translating into MAAAEVARQGEGCRTVPLSGHVGFDSLPDQLVNKSVNHGFCFNILCVGETGLGKSTLMDTLFNTKFEGDPASHSQPGVQLKSNTYDLQESNVNLKLTIVSTVGFGDQINKEDSYKPIVEFIDAQFEAYLQEELKIKRVLHNYHDTRIHACLYFIAPTGHSLKSLDLVTMKKLDSKVNIIPIIAKSDAISKSELTKFKIKITSELVSNGVQIYQFPTDDESVAEINGTMNAHLPFAVIGSTEELKIGNKMMKARQYPWGTVQVENEAHCDFVKLREMLIRVNMEDLREQTHTRHYELYRRCKLEEMGFKDTDPDSKPFSLQETYEAKRNEFLGELQKKEEAMRQMFVQRVKEKEAELKEAEKELHEKFDRLKKLHQDEKKKLEDKKKSLDDEVNAFKQRKTAAELLQSQAQQAGGSQTLKRDKERKN; encoded by the exons ATGGCGGCGGCCGAGGTGGCGCGGCAG GGTGAAGGCTGTCGTACTGTCCCGCTTTCTGGACACGTGGGATTTGACAGTTTGCCTGACCAGCTGGTTAATAAATCAGTTAATCATGGGTTTTGTTTCAACATCCTGTGTGTGG GGGAAACTGGCCTTGGTAAATCCACCCTCATGGACACGCTTTTCAACACCAAGTTTGAAGGTGACCCAGCATCTCACTCACAGCCCGGGGTCCAGCTGAAATCCAATACCTACGACCTGCAGGAGAGCAACGTCAACCTCAAACTGACTATTGTGAGCACAGTAGGCTTTGGGGATCAGATCAACAAAGAGGACAG CTATAAGCCCATCGTTGAGTTCATTGATGCTCAGTTTGAAGCCTACTTGCAAGAAGAACTGAAGATAAAAAGGGTCTTGCACAATTACCATGACACCCGGATCCACGCTTGCTTGTACTTCATTGCTCCGACAGGCCACTCGCTGAAATCCCTGGACTTGGTAACAATGAAGAAGCTTGACAGCAAG GTGAACATCATTCCCATAATTGCCAAATCTGATGCCATTTCCAAGAGTGAGCTGaccaaatttaaaattaaaatcacaagtGAACTGGTCAGTAACGGGGTTCAGATCTACCAGTTCCCAACAGACGATGAATCCGTGGCGGAGATAAATGGGACAATGAAT GCCCACTTGCCGTTTGCAGTGATCGGGAGCACGGAGGAACTGaaaataggaaacaaaatgaTGAAAGCTCGTCAGTACCCCTGGGGCACAGTGCAGG TGGAGAATGAAGCTCACTGCGACTTTGTGAAGCTGCGGGAGATGCTGATCCGTGTGAACATGGAAGACCTTCGCGAACAGACCCACACGCGCCACTATGAGTTGTACCGGCGATGTAAACTGGAAGAGATGGGTTTCAAGGACACCGATCCAGACAGCAAACCCTTCAG ctTACAAGAAACTTACGAAGCCAAAAGAAATGAGTTTCTGGGggaactgcagaaaaaggaagaggcaaTGAGGCAAATGTTTGTCCAGAGGGtcaaggaaaaagaagctgAGCTGAAGGAGGCTGAAAAAGAG CTGCACGAAAAGTTTGATCGCCTGAAGAAGTTACAtcaggatgaaaaaaagaagctagaGGATAAGAAGAAGTCTCTGGATGATGaagtaaatgcatttaaacaaaGGAAGACAGCAGCTGAATTGCTCCAATCTCAGGCTCAGCAGGCTGGAGGATCGCAAACTCTTAAAAgagataaggaaagaaaaaa TTAG
- the SEPTIN6 gene encoding septin-6 isoform X1 has product MAAAEVARQGEGCRTVPLSGHVGFDSLPDQLVNKSVNHGFCFNILCVGETGLGKSTLMDTLFNTKFEGDPASHSQPGVQLKSNTYDLQESNVNLKLTIVSTVGFGDQINKEDSYKPIVEFIDAQFEAYLQEELKIKRVLHNYHDTRIHACLYFIAPTGHSLKSLDLVTMKKLDSKVNIIPIIAKSDAISKSELTKFKIKITSELVSNGVQIYQFPTDDESVAEINGTMNAHLPFAVIGSTEELKIGNKMMKARQYPWGTVQVENEAHCDFVKLREMLIRVNMEDLREQTHTRHYELYRRCKLEEMGFKDTDPDSKPFSLQETYEAKRNEFLGELQKKEEAMRQMFVQRVKEKEAELKEAEKELHEKFDRLKKLHQDEKKKLEDKKKSLDDEVNAFKQRKTAAELLQSQAQQAGGSQTLKRDKERKKGHEGSLALSPSQCAGLDAHPGSNLRESWSPCCTYQCL; this is encoded by the exons ATGGCGGCGGCCGAGGTGGCGCGGCAG GGTGAAGGCTGTCGTACTGTCCCGCTTTCTGGACACGTGGGATTTGACAGTTTGCCTGACCAGCTGGTTAATAAATCAGTTAATCATGGGTTTTGTTTCAACATCCTGTGTGTGG GGGAAACTGGCCTTGGTAAATCCACCCTCATGGACACGCTTTTCAACACCAAGTTTGAAGGTGACCCAGCATCTCACTCACAGCCCGGGGTCCAGCTGAAATCCAATACCTACGACCTGCAGGAGAGCAACGTCAACCTCAAACTGACTATTGTGAGCACAGTAGGCTTTGGGGATCAGATCAACAAAGAGGACAG CTATAAGCCCATCGTTGAGTTCATTGATGCTCAGTTTGAAGCCTACTTGCAAGAAGAACTGAAGATAAAAAGGGTCTTGCACAATTACCATGACACCCGGATCCACGCTTGCTTGTACTTCATTGCTCCGACAGGCCACTCGCTGAAATCCCTGGACTTGGTAACAATGAAGAAGCTTGACAGCAAG GTGAACATCATTCCCATAATTGCCAAATCTGATGCCATTTCCAAGAGTGAGCTGaccaaatttaaaattaaaatcacaagtGAACTGGTCAGTAACGGGGTTCAGATCTACCAGTTCCCAACAGACGATGAATCCGTGGCGGAGATAAATGGGACAATGAAT GCCCACTTGCCGTTTGCAGTGATCGGGAGCACGGAGGAACTGaaaataggaaacaaaatgaTGAAAGCTCGTCAGTACCCCTGGGGCACAGTGCAGG TGGAGAATGAAGCTCACTGCGACTTTGTGAAGCTGCGGGAGATGCTGATCCGTGTGAACATGGAAGACCTTCGCGAACAGACCCACACGCGCCACTATGAGTTGTACCGGCGATGTAAACTGGAAGAGATGGGTTTCAAGGACACCGATCCAGACAGCAAACCCTTCAG ctTACAAGAAACTTACGAAGCCAAAAGAAATGAGTTTCTGGGggaactgcagaaaaaggaagaggcaaTGAGGCAAATGTTTGTCCAGAGGGtcaaggaaaaagaagctgAGCTGAAGGAGGCTGAAAAAGAG CTGCACGAAAAGTTTGATCGCCTGAAGAAGTTACAtcaggatgaaaaaaagaagctagaGGATAAGAAGAAGTCTCTGGATGATGaagtaaatgcatttaaacaaaGGAAGACAGCAGCTGAATTGCTCCAATCTCAGGCTCAGCAGGCTGGAGGATCGCAAACTCTTAAAAgagataaggaaagaaaaaa GGGTCACGAAGGATCTCTTGCCTTGTCTCCCTCTCAGTGTGCTGGCCTGGATGCACATCCTGGATCCAATCTCAGGGAAAGCTGGTCACCTTGCTGTACATATCAGTGTTT
- the SEPTIN6 gene encoding septin-6 isoform X5, with translation MAAAEVARQGEGCRTVPLSGHVGFDSLPDQLVNKSVNHGFCFNILCVGETGLGKSTLMDTLFNTKFEGDPASHSQPGVQLKSNTYDLQESNVNLKLTIVSTVGFGDQINKEDSYKPIVEFIDAQFEAYLQEELKIKRVLHNYHDTRIHACLYFIAPTGHSLKSLDLVTMKKLDSKVNIIPIIAKSDAISKSELTKFKIKITSELVSNGVQIYQFPTDDESVAEINGTMNAHLPFAVIGSTEELKIGNKMMKARQYPWGTVQVENEAHCDFVKLREMLIRVNMEDLREQTHTRHYELYRRCKLEEMGFKDTDPDSKPFSLQETYEAKRNEFLGELQKKEEAMRQMFVQRVKEKEAELKEAEKELHEKFDRLKKLHQDEKKKLEDKKKSLDDEVNAFKQRKTAAELLQSQAQQAGGSQTLKRDKERKNSGFL, from the exons ATGGCGGCGGCCGAGGTGGCGCGGCAG GGTGAAGGCTGTCGTACTGTCCCGCTTTCTGGACACGTGGGATTTGACAGTTTGCCTGACCAGCTGGTTAATAAATCAGTTAATCATGGGTTTTGTTTCAACATCCTGTGTGTGG GGGAAACTGGCCTTGGTAAATCCACCCTCATGGACACGCTTTTCAACACCAAGTTTGAAGGTGACCCAGCATCTCACTCACAGCCCGGGGTCCAGCTGAAATCCAATACCTACGACCTGCAGGAGAGCAACGTCAACCTCAAACTGACTATTGTGAGCACAGTAGGCTTTGGGGATCAGATCAACAAAGAGGACAG CTATAAGCCCATCGTTGAGTTCATTGATGCTCAGTTTGAAGCCTACTTGCAAGAAGAACTGAAGATAAAAAGGGTCTTGCACAATTACCATGACACCCGGATCCACGCTTGCTTGTACTTCATTGCTCCGACAGGCCACTCGCTGAAATCCCTGGACTTGGTAACAATGAAGAAGCTTGACAGCAAG GTGAACATCATTCCCATAATTGCCAAATCTGATGCCATTTCCAAGAGTGAGCTGaccaaatttaaaattaaaatcacaagtGAACTGGTCAGTAACGGGGTTCAGATCTACCAGTTCCCAACAGACGATGAATCCGTGGCGGAGATAAATGGGACAATGAAT GCCCACTTGCCGTTTGCAGTGATCGGGAGCACGGAGGAACTGaaaataggaaacaaaatgaTGAAAGCTCGTCAGTACCCCTGGGGCACAGTGCAGG TGGAGAATGAAGCTCACTGCGACTTTGTGAAGCTGCGGGAGATGCTGATCCGTGTGAACATGGAAGACCTTCGCGAACAGACCCACACGCGCCACTATGAGTTGTACCGGCGATGTAAACTGGAAGAGATGGGTTTCAAGGACACCGATCCAGACAGCAAACCCTTCAG ctTACAAGAAACTTACGAAGCCAAAAGAAATGAGTTTCTGGGggaactgcagaaaaaggaagaggcaaTGAGGCAAATGTTTGTCCAGAGGGtcaaggaaaaagaagctgAGCTGAAGGAGGCTGAAAAAGAG CTGCACGAAAAGTTTGATCGCCTGAAGAAGTTACAtcaggatgaaaaaaagaagctagaGGATAAGAAGAAGTCTCTGGATGATGaagtaaatgcatttaaacaaaGGAAGACAGCAGCTGAATTGCTCCAATCTCAGGCTCAGCAGGCTGGAGGATCGCAAACTCTTAAAAgagataaggaaagaaaaaa ttcgGGTTTCCTGTAG
- the SEPTIN6 gene encoding septin-6 isoform X6, with protein sequence MAAAEVARQGEGCRTVPLSGHVGFDSLPDQLVNKSVNHGFCFNILCVGETGLGKSTLMDTLFNTKFEGDPASHSQPGVQLKSNTYDLQESNVNLKLTIVSTVGFGDQINKEDSYKPIVEFIDAQFEAYLQEELKIKRVLHNYHDTRIHACLYFIAPTGHSLKSLDLVTMKKLDSKVNIIPIIAKSDAISKSELTKFKIKITSELVSNGVQIYQFPTDDESVAEINGTMNAHLPFAVIGSTEELKIGNKMMKARQYPWGTVQVENEAHCDFVKLREMLIRVNMEDLREQTHTRHYELYRRCKLEEMGFKDTDPDSKPFSLQETYEAKRNEFLGELQKKEEAMRQMFVQRVKEKEAELKEAEKELHEKFDRLKKLHQDEKKKLEDKKKSLDDEVNAFKQRKTAAELLQSQAQQAGGSQTLKRDKERKNFF encoded by the exons ATGGCGGCGGCCGAGGTGGCGCGGCAG GGTGAAGGCTGTCGTACTGTCCCGCTTTCTGGACACGTGGGATTTGACAGTTTGCCTGACCAGCTGGTTAATAAATCAGTTAATCATGGGTTTTGTTTCAACATCCTGTGTGTGG GGGAAACTGGCCTTGGTAAATCCACCCTCATGGACACGCTTTTCAACACCAAGTTTGAAGGTGACCCAGCATCTCACTCACAGCCCGGGGTCCAGCTGAAATCCAATACCTACGACCTGCAGGAGAGCAACGTCAACCTCAAACTGACTATTGTGAGCACAGTAGGCTTTGGGGATCAGATCAACAAAGAGGACAG CTATAAGCCCATCGTTGAGTTCATTGATGCTCAGTTTGAAGCCTACTTGCAAGAAGAACTGAAGATAAAAAGGGTCTTGCACAATTACCATGACACCCGGATCCACGCTTGCTTGTACTTCATTGCTCCGACAGGCCACTCGCTGAAATCCCTGGACTTGGTAACAATGAAGAAGCTTGACAGCAAG GTGAACATCATTCCCATAATTGCCAAATCTGATGCCATTTCCAAGAGTGAGCTGaccaaatttaaaattaaaatcacaagtGAACTGGTCAGTAACGGGGTTCAGATCTACCAGTTCCCAACAGACGATGAATCCGTGGCGGAGATAAATGGGACAATGAAT GCCCACTTGCCGTTTGCAGTGATCGGGAGCACGGAGGAACTGaaaataggaaacaaaatgaTGAAAGCTCGTCAGTACCCCTGGGGCACAGTGCAGG TGGAGAATGAAGCTCACTGCGACTTTGTGAAGCTGCGGGAGATGCTGATCCGTGTGAACATGGAAGACCTTCGCGAACAGACCCACACGCGCCACTATGAGTTGTACCGGCGATGTAAACTGGAAGAGATGGGTTTCAAGGACACCGATCCAGACAGCAAACCCTTCAG ctTACAAGAAACTTACGAAGCCAAAAGAAATGAGTTTCTGGGggaactgcagaaaaaggaagaggcaaTGAGGCAAATGTTTGTCCAGAGGGtcaaggaaaaagaagctgAGCTGAAGGAGGCTGAAAAAGAG CTGCACGAAAAGTTTGATCGCCTGAAGAAGTTACAtcaggatgaaaaaaagaagctagaGGATAAGAAGAAGTCTCTGGATGATGaagtaaatgcatttaaacaaaGGAAGACAGCAGCTGAATTGCTCCAATCTCAGGCTCAGCAGGCTGGAGGATCGCAAACTCTTAAAAgagataaggaaagaaaaaa
- the SEPTIN6 gene encoding septin-6 isoform X3 has protein sequence MAAAEVARQGEGCRTVPLSGHVGFDSLPDQLVNKSVNHGFCFNILCVGETGLGKSTLMDTLFNTKFEGDPASHSQPGVQLKSNTYDLQESNVNLKLTIVSTVGFGDQINKEDSYKPIVEFIDAQFEAYLQEELKIKRVLHNYHDTRIHACLYFIAPTGHSLKSLDLVTMKKLDSKVNIIPIIAKSDAISKSELTKFKIKITSELVSNGVQIYQFPTDDESVAEINGTMNAHLPFAVIGSTEELKIGNKMMKARQYPWGTVQVENEAHCDFVKLREMLIRVNMEDLREQTHTRHYELYRRCKLEEMGFKDTDPDSKPFSLQETYEAKRNEFLGELQKKEEAMRQMFVQRVKEKEAELKEAEKELHEKFDRLKKLHQDEKKKLEDKKKSLDDEVNAFKQRKTAAELLQSQAQQAGGSQTLKRDKERKKLACCDPDPSVALCAG, from the exons ATGGCGGCGGCCGAGGTGGCGCGGCAG GGTGAAGGCTGTCGTACTGTCCCGCTTTCTGGACACGTGGGATTTGACAGTTTGCCTGACCAGCTGGTTAATAAATCAGTTAATCATGGGTTTTGTTTCAACATCCTGTGTGTGG GGGAAACTGGCCTTGGTAAATCCACCCTCATGGACACGCTTTTCAACACCAAGTTTGAAGGTGACCCAGCATCTCACTCACAGCCCGGGGTCCAGCTGAAATCCAATACCTACGACCTGCAGGAGAGCAACGTCAACCTCAAACTGACTATTGTGAGCACAGTAGGCTTTGGGGATCAGATCAACAAAGAGGACAG CTATAAGCCCATCGTTGAGTTCATTGATGCTCAGTTTGAAGCCTACTTGCAAGAAGAACTGAAGATAAAAAGGGTCTTGCACAATTACCATGACACCCGGATCCACGCTTGCTTGTACTTCATTGCTCCGACAGGCCACTCGCTGAAATCCCTGGACTTGGTAACAATGAAGAAGCTTGACAGCAAG GTGAACATCATTCCCATAATTGCCAAATCTGATGCCATTTCCAAGAGTGAGCTGaccaaatttaaaattaaaatcacaagtGAACTGGTCAGTAACGGGGTTCAGATCTACCAGTTCCCAACAGACGATGAATCCGTGGCGGAGATAAATGGGACAATGAAT GCCCACTTGCCGTTTGCAGTGATCGGGAGCACGGAGGAACTGaaaataggaaacaaaatgaTGAAAGCTCGTCAGTACCCCTGGGGCACAGTGCAGG TGGAGAATGAAGCTCACTGCGACTTTGTGAAGCTGCGGGAGATGCTGATCCGTGTGAACATGGAAGACCTTCGCGAACAGACCCACACGCGCCACTATGAGTTGTACCGGCGATGTAAACTGGAAGAGATGGGTTTCAAGGACACCGATCCAGACAGCAAACCCTTCAG ctTACAAGAAACTTACGAAGCCAAAAGAAATGAGTTTCTGGGggaactgcagaaaaaggaagaggcaaTGAGGCAAATGTTTGTCCAGAGGGtcaaggaaaaagaagctgAGCTGAAGGAGGCTGAAAAAGAG CTGCACGAAAAGTTTGATCGCCTGAAGAAGTTACAtcaggatgaaaaaaagaagctagaGGATAAGAAGAAGTCTCTGGATGATGaagtaaatgcatttaaacaaaGGAAGACAGCAGCTGAATTGCTCCAATCTCAGGCTCAGCAGGCTGGAGGATCGCAAACTCTTAAAAgagataaggaaagaaaaaa
- the SEPTIN6 gene encoding septin-6 isoform X2 — protein MAAAEVARQGEGCRTVPLSGHVGFDSLPDQLVNKSVNHGFCFNILCVGETGLGKSTLMDTLFNTKFEGDPASHSQPGVQLKSNTYDLQESNVNLKLTIVSTVGFGDQINKEDSYKPIVEFIDAQFEAYLQEELKIKRVLHNYHDTRIHACLYFIAPTGHSLKSLDLVTMKKLDSKVNIIPIIAKSDAISKSELTKFKIKITSELVSNGVQIYQFPTDDESVAEINGTMNAHLPFAVIGSTEELKIGNKMMKARQYPWGTVQVENEAHCDFVKLREMLIRVNMEDLREQTHTRHYELYRRCKLEEMGFKDTDPDSKPFSLQETYEAKRNEFLGELQKKEEAMRQMFVQRVKEKEAELKEAEKELHEKFDRLKKLHQDEKKKLEDKKKSLDDEVNAFKQRKTAAELLQSQAQQAGGSQTLKRDKERKNVLAWMHILDPISGKAGHLAVHISVCEERR, from the exons ATGGCGGCGGCCGAGGTGGCGCGGCAG GGTGAAGGCTGTCGTACTGTCCCGCTTTCTGGACACGTGGGATTTGACAGTTTGCCTGACCAGCTGGTTAATAAATCAGTTAATCATGGGTTTTGTTTCAACATCCTGTGTGTGG GGGAAACTGGCCTTGGTAAATCCACCCTCATGGACACGCTTTTCAACACCAAGTTTGAAGGTGACCCAGCATCTCACTCACAGCCCGGGGTCCAGCTGAAATCCAATACCTACGACCTGCAGGAGAGCAACGTCAACCTCAAACTGACTATTGTGAGCACAGTAGGCTTTGGGGATCAGATCAACAAAGAGGACAG CTATAAGCCCATCGTTGAGTTCATTGATGCTCAGTTTGAAGCCTACTTGCAAGAAGAACTGAAGATAAAAAGGGTCTTGCACAATTACCATGACACCCGGATCCACGCTTGCTTGTACTTCATTGCTCCGACAGGCCACTCGCTGAAATCCCTGGACTTGGTAACAATGAAGAAGCTTGACAGCAAG GTGAACATCATTCCCATAATTGCCAAATCTGATGCCATTTCCAAGAGTGAGCTGaccaaatttaaaattaaaatcacaagtGAACTGGTCAGTAACGGGGTTCAGATCTACCAGTTCCCAACAGACGATGAATCCGTGGCGGAGATAAATGGGACAATGAAT GCCCACTTGCCGTTTGCAGTGATCGGGAGCACGGAGGAACTGaaaataggaaacaaaatgaTGAAAGCTCGTCAGTACCCCTGGGGCACAGTGCAGG TGGAGAATGAAGCTCACTGCGACTTTGTGAAGCTGCGGGAGATGCTGATCCGTGTGAACATGGAAGACCTTCGCGAACAGACCCACACGCGCCACTATGAGTTGTACCGGCGATGTAAACTGGAAGAGATGGGTTTCAAGGACACCGATCCAGACAGCAAACCCTTCAG ctTACAAGAAACTTACGAAGCCAAAAGAAATGAGTTTCTGGGggaactgcagaaaaaggaagaggcaaTGAGGCAAATGTTTGTCCAGAGGGtcaaggaaaaagaagctgAGCTGAAGGAGGCTGAAAAAGAG CTGCACGAAAAGTTTGATCGCCTGAAGAAGTTACAtcaggatgaaaaaaagaagctagaGGATAAGAAGAAGTCTCTGGATGATGaagtaaatgcatttaaacaaaGGAAGACAGCAGCTGAATTGCTCCAATCTCAGGCTCAGCAGGCTGGAGGATCGCAAACTCTTAAAAgagataaggaaagaaaaaa TGTGCTGGCCTGGATGCACATCCTGGATCCAATCTCAGGGAAAGCTGGTCACCTTGCTGTACATATCAGTGTTT